Proteins encoded in a region of the Orcinus orca chromosome 8, mOrcOrc1.1, whole genome shotgun sequence genome:
- the ASCL2 gene encoding achaete-scute homolog 2 — protein MDSGALPRPAPPAPGVSGCCAARRRPESPELLRCSRRRRPGAVETGSGAAAVARRNERERNRVKLVNLGFQALRQHVPQGGASKKLSKVETLRSAVEYIRALQRLLAEHDAVRAALARGLLAPAARHPLPHGPPGAAAASPSCALSSPGREHSSEPGSPRSAYSSDDSTCEGALSPAERELLDFSSWLGGY, from the coding sequence ATGGACAGCGGCGCGCTGCCCCGGCCCGCGCCCCCTGCGCCTGGTGTCTCGGGCTGCTGCGCCGCTCGGCGGCGACCGGAGTCTCCAGAGCTGCTGCGCTGCAGCCGGCGGCGGCGGCCAGGCGCGGTGGAGACCGGGAGTGGAGCGGCGGCCGTGGCGCGGCGCAACGAGCGGGAGCGCAACCGAGTGAAGCTGGTGAACTTAGGATTCCAGGCGCTGCGGCAGCACGTGCCTCAGGGCGGCGccagcaagaagctgagcaagGTGGAGACGCTGCGCTCGGCGGTGGAGTACATTCGCGCGCTGCAGCGCCTGCTGGCCGAGCACGATGCCGTGCGCGCCGCGCTGGCTAGGGGGCTGCTGGCGCCAGCCGCGCGCCATCCACTGCCCCACGGGCCACCCGGGGCCGCCGCCGCCTCGCCCTCCTGCGCCTTGTCGTCCCCGGGCCGCGAGCACAGCTCGGAGCCCGGGTCCCCGCGCTCCGCCTACTCGTCGGACGACAGCACCTGTGAGGGCGCGCTGAGCCCCGCGGAGCGCGAGCTTCTCGATTTCTCCAGCTGGTTAGGGGGCTACTGA